The region GCAGTTCCTTGCCGACGAACGGACCTACCCTATGGCCGACGGTCGCGAAGTCAGCCCCGCCGTCGTCCAGTTCGACCCCCAGGACGAGTACGCCCAGATGCACGACGACAACCCCGACCTCGAGAGCGACTTCGCCCGCCGCCTCGAGCGTGAGGGAATCGCCTACGGCGGTCACGACGACACGACGGCGTTCGTTCCGAAAGTCGGGTCGGCCTCCTACGCCGCGGGCCACCACCGCGCTCAGCAACTCGAGTTCACGATTCCGTTCTCGATGGTTCACGAGAACCCGTGGTTGGTCGCGGGCAGCGGGTTGAACGACAACCAGTACGGCGCGCTCGTGAGCGTTCTTCTACCCCGATTCCGGGAGCAGTACGGCCCGGACGCGACGTACGACGAATTCACGACGTTCCTCGACGACCCCGCCCTGCGCGAGGAGTTAGACGAATCCGGACGAGTCCACGAGGCAACGTTCGACGCGGTTCGACGACGCGTCCTCGGCTTCAACCAGATTTTCGATCAGGACGCCCGGCCGATTACGGATATGGTCCACGAGTTCGTCCGCCCCGGCGGGCTCTCCGTCGTCCCGACCTACCACATCAACGACACGCGGGCGACGGAGACCATCGTGCTCGCCCTCTCCTCGCTGCTGATCGACGAAAAGCTCTCGAACGACTCGACCTACGAGCGGATCAAGGAGACGCCGCTCGTCCTCGGCATGGACGAAGCGCACAACTTCCTCACCGACGCGGACAGCGTGCAGGCCGGGAAGGTCATCACAAAGTTCACCGAGGCCGCCAAACAGGGCCGAAAGGAGCGTCTCGGGCTCTTTCTCATCACGCAGGACCCACAGGACATCCACGACGCCGTCTTCAAGCAGATCAACACGACGGTCGTGCTCAACCTCGGCGACGAGGACGCCATCAAGAGCGTCAACATCCCGAGCAACCTCGAGTCAAAGGTGCCCTACATGGAGAAGGGCCAGATGGTCGTCTACTCGCCAGACAACTCCGAACCAGTCGAGTTGATCGGACTCTCGAAATGCGTGACGCGTCACGGTCGGGACTGAAAAAAGCGATCGACGTTCGCGGTGTGTCAGCAGAAGTTCTGCGTGGCGTACACCTGTCCGTCGTCGGTGAGGTGGATACCGATGCCCTGATTCTCCCACTGGTCAGCGAGGAGGTTCTCCTCGTGAGCCGGTGAGTTCATCCACTGGTCGACGATACCCTCGCCGAGCTCCTGTTCGTCCTCGTAGTGGACGGTCCCGCGGTCGTCCGTGTCGACCGGCGTGTCGTACCACGTCTGGGCGATGTTCTCGCCGCCGACGTACCCGTTCACGTTACACTCGTACCCGGCTTCTTCGTACCTGTCTGAGACGTCGTTACCCTCCGGGTCGTCGTGGGCGAAGTAGCCGCGTTCGGCCATGTCCTCGCTGTGTGCATAGGCGATGTCACGGAGTTCGTCGTCGAACTCGAGTTCGTCGACGCCTGCGGCGGCGCGTTCTTCGTTCACCGCTTCGTGGGCGTACTGTTCGGCTGCGTCCTGATCGAAGGCTTCGTCGTCAGTTTCGTCATCGGCGTCGTCTGCGTCATCTTCATCAGCATCGTCTGCGTCGTCCTCGTCGGCATCATCTGCGTCGTCAGCGTCGTCCGCGTCGTCCTCGTCGGCATCATCTTCATCAGCATCGTCTGCGTCGTCCTCATCGGCATCGTCCTCGTCATCAGCGTCGTCGTCGATCGTATCGACCCCGTCGAGCAGTTCCTCGACGAGCGATCCGAGGTCACCATCGAGACCGAGACTGTCGAATATCGAATCGACGACGTCATCATCGCCCACGTCCACGCTCACGTCGCTGGCGGGGGCGTCACCGCCGTCACCAGCCTCCGACGTCGACGTTATCGTCGTATCGTCTGATTGATCGGTGACAGCTGATTGTGAAACATCGTCACTGTTGGTCGACGCGTCATCGACCGTGCTCGAGACGGGCGCTGCGGCCCCCGCACCGATCATGCTCAGGATGAGTATCGTTGCGACTGCTGCGGTCAGTATCGATTTGTGTTTCATCCGCAGTATATTTCACGAGAGATACGACAATAGTAACAGACCAGCTACCGCTCAGGATGAAAATCGTAGCCGTTGGACAGTCCCTGTTAGCGATGCGCACCGATAGTTGAACGACTGAAACGTACTGTACTCTGGCCGTTCTCACCGTTCGTCGAATCGAAATCGCGTGTAGGTTTTCGATGCGATGAATCTCAGCGGGACGAGAACGTCGTCCGAGGTCGCTGCAAAACCGCCTCGGTATCGACGTCACGTTGTACAACGCGTTCGAGCAGTGATTGCTTCGCCGTTCTAACGGACAGACTCGAGAGAGGCGTTTCCGATTGCACTAGGAGGTGACGCGTCAACAGAAGTTCTGCGTGGCGTACACCTGTCCGTCGTCGGTGACGTAGACGCCGATGCCCTGGTTCTCCCAGTGTTCGGCGAGGAGGTTCGCTTCGTGGCCCGACGATCCGAGCCACTGGTCGACGACTCCCTCGCCGAGTTCCTGTTCGTCTTCGTAGTGGACGGTGCCGCGGTCGTCAGTGGCCACCGGCGTGTCGAACCACGTCTGGGCGAGGTTCTCGCCGCCGAGGTAGCCGTTGACGCTGCACTCGTATCCCGCGTCCTCGTACCGGTCGAGGAACCTGTCACCGTCCGGGTCTTCGTGGGCGAAGTAGTTACGCTCGACCATATCCTCGCTGTGAACGTACGCGACGTCTCGGAGTTCGTCGTCGAACTCGAGTTCGTCGACGCCTGCGGCGGCGCGTTCCTCATTTACGGCGTCGTGGATTGCCTGTTCGACGTCGTCGATGTCGACAGATTCGACCGACTCGTCGGTGTCCTCGGTCGCACTCGAGACGGGTGCTGTAGCCCCAACACCGATCAGGCTTACGACGAGAATAGCGACGAGTAGTCCGGTTCCGATCGATTTCGATTGTCTCCTCATCCGAAGTAGGTCTGGAAACAAGTAATAAAAATTATTCGAACGTTCATCAAACCCGGAATCTTCCGTGGTGTCGACGGGTGCTGAGAGTGCCGTGAGAACACGGTTGTCGCTCACGCAATCGGCGGGAAAGCGTGGCAACAGCGCCTCGGTGGCCGACTCAGTCGGTTCGAAGGCGAGACTGACTACCCGGGTGGACCACGTCGAGAAGCAATCCTTGCTTCCCGACCGAACTGTTTCAAACACTGAAACAGTTGAACGAGAGTAACTCGAGAGACGAGTTCGCAGAGGCAATCCATCCGGGAACGGACCAGTGAGGGGGTACCAGCGGTATGTTCGGAAGTCGCTTCGATCACGGGATGATCCGCCGATCTCACCCGCGTCAACGCCAGAAGTGACGTGGAATTCGAGAACGAGGATGCCCGACAGTCGTGTTCGCCTCCACGTAATTTACTTCGAAAGGAGACCGTTATAGAATCCTGACACCTCGGCACTGATCGCCGTACGGTTTCCGGAAAAGAAGTGATCCCCAGCCATCGACGAGACGGTGTCACCGCGATCTCGCGCTCGTTCGACCACGGGTTCCCACTCCACGGTCGAATCGCGTTCACCGTAGAGTATCTGAACGGGACACTCGAGTGACTCGAGGGCGGCAACGACGTCGAGATCAGGTGCGATCCGTGCTGTCGGTGCGAGTGCGGAGACAGCGTCGGGATCGGTGTCTGGGGCCGCGAGCAGCGCCATACTCGCTCCGAAACTGTATCCAAAGACGCCGACGGGGAGCGATTCACATTCGTCGCCGCTCGCGCCGTCGAACCGGTCAGTGTCTCTGGCCCAGCGAATCGCGTTTCGTACGTCCTCGCGTTCGCCGTAGCCGTCGTCCCACTCGCCGTAGTCGAATCGTAAGCAGGCGATTCCCGACTCGCAAAGCGCCTCCGCGACGGCGACGAGTCGTGCGTCTCGACGCGACCCACCGTGTCGTGGGTGCGGCGGGCAGGCGACGACGACGGCGCGTGGCTCGTCGTCTGGTTCCTCGAGCGTCCCGCGGACGTCGCGGCCGCCGGGGATCAACACGTCGGTCATGGCTGGCGATTACGTGCGACGACTAATCAAGACTCGTGTCGTCGCGAGTCAGTATCGGAGACGGCCCCGAGTCCGTCGAACGCCCGCTGTAACCGACGCCGATCGTATTCGGCAACAATGACGAGACAGCCGAATCCAAGCAAGAACAGCGCTCCGCCCAGCGTCTGGCGGCCAGCGGCGAACGGCGACGATGCGGCGTACCAGACGGTCGCCGCCGTGACGGCGAGTCCGATCGGGACGCCCGCGCGTGTCGGTCGTGGAACGACGCCCTCGTCGCGAACGAGCGGGCCGACGAGCCAGTACACTCCGCCGATCGTGACCGACGCGGCGAGCAGGGCCACCACGGTCGACCACGACGCGACGATCCCGACGAAAAAGGTGATCACCCCGCCGACGGAGACACCGACTCCCAATCGCTCGAGTCCTGTCGACCAGGTCGGCCGGGCTGCGTGCTGGCTCGACGGCATGCTCGAGGAGTCGTCGTCGCAGGCATCGACGTAGCTAACGCGCTGGCCAGCCGTGATCGCGACGCGTTCGGGCCCGCCGTCAACAACGGTCGGCGACTGGTCGTCGGTTTCGTCCCCTTCTTCGAGCGTGCGATCCGCGGCCGTCGAGTCGACTGCCTTACCCTCGAGCCAGGGCGACTCCGTCTCGACGCCCTCGAACGTGATCGGAAGGCTCGCTGCGACGGCGAAATTCGGGTGGTCCTGTACCTGGAAGTGGAGGTGGGGTTCCGAGGAGTTGCCGGAGTGGCCACAGCGGCCGATTTGCTGGCCGCGCTCGACGTAGTCGCCTGGCTCGACTGCGACGCTGTTCGGGACGAGGTGGACGAGACTGCTGTACTCGTCGGGCGCGTGTTGGATCACGACGTAGTTGCCACGGATATCTCGCTTCAGGAGGTGGGAGAGACCGCCGCCGTGGGCGGCCTCGGGATCATCGTCGGAGGCGTCGACGACGGTTCCGTCGGCGGGTGCGAGAACCGGCTCGTCGTAGCAGTAGTAGTTTTCGACGGCCGTCGGCCCCTCCACCGTCGCCGAGTGGCCGTCGTCATCGGTAATCACGAAGTCGTAGGCGTAGCGCTGGTTCACCGGGAACCACGAGTGAGAGTACTCTCGCTCGAGGCTGCCGTTGACGACCGTCCAGGTACCGTCGACGGGAAGTCGGTACGAACCGTGCTGCTCGTCCGTCTCGGGGCCGGGAATCGAGCCGCGATAGCGCACGAGCGCGACGGCGCTGCCGAGGAGTTGCTGGAGGTCCTGGGCCATCACGAGCGGATTGAGGAACGTCGGCACGAGCATGGCGTAGCCGATCGCGTACTCTCGTCCCGTTCCCATGTGGATCCAGTCGGTCGGTTCCGTCGCGTCCGTTTCGTCGGCGTAACGGCCCAAGACCAGTCCGACCAGCGGAGCGACGAGCGGCCAGAGGAAAAAGAGAAAGAAGAGCTGGAATATCTGCAAGACGGCGAGCGAGTCGAATAGATAGCCGGGAATCGCGAGCACCGAGAGAGCGACGAGATACATCGGCTCGAACGATCGGATCGCACTCCTGAGCCGCGCTGAGGGCGTCGCCGTCTCGGTGGTGGCTTGCTCAGTCATTAGTGACTCTCGGTCGGGAACGGACGTAATCGCTTTGTGAAGACGATTTCACAACGCGAGTTGATAGTTCCTGACGACGTCGCTCCGGAAGTGACAATTAGCTATCGGGAGTAGCCCCGCCCATGACCAGGGACGAGGGGAGCGATGCCGGTTCCGGACCCCAGGTCCGGGAGGCGTTCTCACTGCTCAACCACGAAATCCGCCTCGAGATCGTTCTGGCGCTGCTCGAGGACTGGCAGGCAGTCTACACGGAGCCGCGGTCGTACGCCGAGTTGATGGAGGCCGTCGGAATGCGCGACAGCGGCAAGTTCAACTACCATCTCGACAAGCTTCGCGGCGTCTACGTGTGGCAAGTCGAGGACGGCTACGTGCCGACGGCGAGCGTGACGGCGCTCTATCGGGCCGTACTCGCCCACCAGCCGACTGCAGAGTTCGAGTACGACCAGACCGAGATCGACGCGGCGTGTCCCGGCTGCGACGCGACGCTGGTGTTGGAGTACGAACGCGGTTTCGTCTCCGTCGACTGCAGCGCCTGCGACTGGATTGGATTCACGTATCCGTTCCCCCGACGCGGGTTCGACGGTCGAGATGCGGACGCCGTCGCTCGAGCCGTCACCCGTCGGGCCAGACACCACGTCGCGATGGCCGCCGAAGGCCAGTGTCCGTTCTGTGCGGGGACGACGACGGTCGACCCTCGAGTCGACGCCGTCGAAGACGACGAGTACTGGATCAAAATCGACTGTGACGCCTGTTCGTACACCATCGGAACGGCACCGCTCGCGACGGTACTGTACGACGGGCAGGTCGCTACCGCACTCGAGGAAGTCGGGACTGGTCGCGAGCCATACGACTGGCAACTCCCCGGGGCAACGGTGCGAGTCGAGTCGCGCGACCCCCTCGAACTCGCCCTCGAGATCGACGGTGACGACGGGACGGCGACGGTCGTCGTCGACGACACCGTCACGGTGCAGTCGGTGTGTGTAGACGGCTGATCGGGAGTCGAGTCGACTACGTCACCCGATTTTCGACTATCACGTCGATACTGGCGTTGCTGGTGCGTTCGCGTTCGGTCGGTTTACGTTCGCTACCGCGCCAGAGTCGCCGGTTCCGTCATCGTCTGTCGATGATGTGATGTTTTTAAGGGTGACGAGCGTTACGTACCTAGCATGGGCATCCTCTCTCGGACCTCCTACATCATCCGGTCGAAGATCAACTCGGTGCTCAACAGAGCCGAGGATCCAACGGAGACGCTCGATTACTCCTACGAGCAGATGCGGGATCAACTTCAGGACGTCAAACGCGGCATCGCCGACCTGACCACGCAGAAAAAGCGCCTCGAGATGCAAAAGCGCCGACTCGAGGATAACGTGGAAAAACACAACGATCAGGCTCGAACGGCGGTCCAACAGGGCCGCGAGGATCTGGGTCGGCGCGCCCTCGAGAAGAAGAAGACGAAGATGAACCAGATCGAAGATCTCGAGCGCCAGATCTCCGAATTACAGGGCCAACAGGATCAGTTGATCGAGCAGAAGAACGAACTCCAGAACCGCATCGAGGAGTTCCGCACCAAAAAGGAGACGATGAAAGCCCGCTACGAGGCCGCAGAGGCGAGTTCGACGGTCTCGGAAGCGATGACAGCAACCGGAGAGGAGTTCGAAGACGTCGGTCGCGCCATCGAGCGCGCCGAGGAGAAGACCGAGGACATGGAAGCGCGTTCGGCCGCACTCGACGAACTGCACGAATCCGGGGCGTTCGACAACGTGCTCTCGGACAAGGACAATATCGACCGCGAACTCGAGGAACTGTCGACCGACAGCGGCGTCGAAGCCGAACTCGAGACGCTCAAATCCGAGGTTGGAGAGGGTGACAGCGAGGAGGAACCAGCACCGGACGTCGAGAGCGACGTCGACGAGGACGAACTCGAGGAACTCGAGGAGGACGTCGACGACAGCGAAATCGATGCCGAACTCGCCGAACTGCAGGACGAAGAGAACGCCTGATCCGCCCAGTTTCACACGGAGTAGGCGGTTTTACGGAGGGCCACTGTTACTCGAGAGACCAGATCTTACGGAGGGCCACTGTTACTCGAGAGACCAGATCTTACGGAGGGCCACTGTTACTCGAGTAGCGCTGGCGTAGGCGTTCTCGTGTGTGGACGGCAACGTTGTGCGTAAGGCTATGTTCTGGAGGGTGACGGCCTGAACCCGACATTCACACGAACTGGAGAGAGGAGCAACGACTACCACGGGCGACGTGGAAACGCGCCTATGGGGACGAATCCGGGTTTCGAAACGTTATCGACGACCGAACAAGTGGTGTTACTCTGCGTAGCGACGTGCGAGCGAAGCGACGAGACGCCAGTCCAGGCACACGAGGTTCGACACGCCTGTCGAGCACACCTCGAGAGCGCCGAGACGGACGTCGTCGGCACGGTCTCCGAAGCGGACGTAATGCGTTCGTTGTATCGACTCGAGGACGCGGAGTTTCTCGAGGAAGCCGAAAGAGACCGGCGGTCGCCGACGGGAAAGGGACGACCGGCGTACTCGCTCGCAATCGACGCCGACGACGTCGAGGCGGGTGTAGACGATCGACTGCTCGAGCGTGCGGAGTGAGCGAGTCGCCGATGGGCTGGCATCGATCGACTGTATCTCGCTGACGGTGTCAGCCTGTTCACTGTCTCGAATGCGTGATGACGGTGTCAGTCTGTTCGGGTCCTGAATGCGTGATGACGTATCGATCAGTTCGGCGTGCCGAGTGCCGTGATATCGTACTCCGCCAGTTCGGCCGGTGGCTCGAGGATGACGACCTGGAACTCCCAGGTCGTTTCGCCGTCGAAATCACCGATCGTGTCGAGGTAGCGTCCGAGTTGATCGCCGTCGTCGTTGTACACGCGGACGCGTACTTCGGCGAGATCGATCCGCTCGTCGCCCGTATTTTCGAGGACCCCCTGGACGGTCGGACCCCGAAAGCCGTCCTCGAGGACGAACTCGTGGCGTTCGAACGAGAGTTCTCCGAGGGCAGAGACACTCTCGTTGATCTCCTGTTCGGCGAGAGCCTCCGCCGCGGTCAGTTCGGTTTCCGAGCGGTCCTCGGCGTCGATGTCCTCGATCGGTTCGCGTTCGTAATCGGGTTCACCCTCGACACCCGGCCCACCACCGTTACAGCCGGCGAGGAGGGCGCTCGAGACGGCACCGACGGCGAGAAGGAGTTGGCGACGGCCGGTTGGCGACGCTGTCATCGTCGGCCCCTGTTCGCAGACGAAGACCGTTTCGACGGGGTGTACCCGCGATAACTCATACAAAACGCGACACCACGAATGTATTTCAGTGTAGGCCCTGAACCGTCAGCGGTGTCGGCTGTCGATAGAGGCGAGTGGCGACCAGTCCGAACTCGTCACTGTTCGCTACTGTATCTATAAGCGGGATGTGCAATGCAGGCCTTATTGGTCCATCCGGAAGAAATGAGGGTATGGCCGCTTCAGAGGGAGACGACGCGCTCGAATCTCACGGCGCTGAGATCGGAAAGCGGACGAGTTCGATCACGAGGGTCAAAGAGTGGGTGCTCGTCGAGGGAGACCGTCTGTTCGTCGCAGCGCTCGTCTCACTCGGCGTCTTCGTGTTGTTTCTCGTTCTCAACGAAATTGGGTTCATCGCCGTCACCAACGACGACTCGATTACCAGACTCGCCGGCGGCATGATCGCCGGTACCTTCTCGCTGGTCACGCTGGTCGTCTCGATCAACCAGCTCATCCTCTCACAGGAGTTCGCCTCCGCGGGCGACGCCCGCGAGCAACTCGGAGGCGTACTTGCCTTCCGAGAGAACGTTGCAGAACTAGCTGACGTTCCGGCGAGTCCGGCATCGCCCTCGCTGTTGCTCGAACTCGTCATCGAGACCATCCACCACCAGGCCCAAGAACTCGAGGATGCCGTCGGTGACGACCACGAGGCCGCCGAACTGATCGATCGATACACGACTGGAGTTAAAGAGAGCACCGACCGCATCGACGATACCCTCGAGCAGACGTCGTTCGGCACGTTTCGGGCGATGTCCGCGGCGGTCGCGTTCAACGCCGCCTGGCAGTTGTACGTGGCCAGACAACTTCGTGAACGACACCACGAGTCCGTTTCCGACGAGGCGTCCGACTCGTTAGAGAAGTTGATCGAATCGCTCGAGTTGTTCATCACCACGCGCGAACACTTCAAAACGACGTATCTACAGCGCGAACTCACCAGATTCTCCCAGTTGACGATCTACTTCGGCGTTCCGGCGATTCTGTCAGCGATGATTCTCGGGTTCGTCTACGCGGACCTCACCGGACCGACGGTGAGCGTGGCGTACTTGCCGTTCGTCGTCAGCGGCCTCATCACGATCGTAATCTCGCCGCTCTCGTTGCTCGTTGCGTACATTCTCCGGACAGCAACCATCACCCGTCGAACGTCCTCGATCGGGCCGATGTTGCCACAGAAGGAACCGGAGGCGGGGCCGTTCGAGGTTTCCTACAGTGGAGACGAAGACTGAACAAACGCGTGCAAACGTTCCCCAGCAGTTGCTGGTGGCCCGGCCTACAGCAGGAGATGGCGGGTCGTTTATCCGTCGTTCGAGAGTACTATAGAGTGGATGGAACTGTTAGAGAAACTGCGACTCGACGCTGGGGAGTCGATCAACCTTCGAGACGACCTCAGCGCGGGAACGAACGTCCTCTTACACTTCGTGCTCCTCGGTGGACTCGCCTGGGGGTCGGGACAGCCGTTTCTCTTTCCCAGCCTCGGCCCGTCGGCGTACCTGCTCGCGACCGGTGAGAAACCGCGCGCAGAGGGATCGTACCACGTTATTGGCGGGCACGCGATCGCCGCCGTCTGCGGACTGATCACCTATCTCGTCTTCGCCGACGGCCTCGTCGCCGTCGACGTCTTCGAGCAGGGTGCTCCGTTCTCGAGCGACGTCGGATTGCTCGTCCTCAGTGGCACCCTCGCGATGGTGTTGACGACCATCGGCATGCTCTGGTCGGATACGAACCATCCGGCTGCCTGTGCGACGACGCTGATCGTCGCGCTCGGACTCATGTCGACGGTACTCGAGGTCATTATCATCGTCGCCTCCGTGATCCTCCTCGTCTGGTTTCACGGCATTATCGTCGAACGAGTGCAGGATCTCTTCGGCGTCGAACCGAACGATCCACGCTGATCGGCGGTGTCGCGCCCGCGAGTCGTGTGGCTATGCGTGTCCTCGAGCCCAAAAAATCCGACAGTGGGAGTTACCGACGGCGTTCCGTTCGCGGCGAGTCGTCGGCTTCCCTGAACGGTGCGTCGACCGTCTCTATTTCCGACGTCATATCGGTAATCAGCGCGAACAACGCGCCCAGCAACAGGCCGTAGAGCAGGTGACCCGTTAGACTCTCGAGGGCGAGCCCCGGGAATCCCGGATCAGCGCCGCCGCCGACCGTCGTCCACAGGGTCAAGGCGAGTACGGGAAGGACCGCCCAGACTGCGAGGCCGTAGACGACGCCGGCGAGCGTCAGCCGAAGACCTGGCCCCATTGCCGAGAGGAAGCCGGTCTCGACGTCGGCGGTGATCGTCCCCAGGATCGGCCCCCTCGTGACCAAGAGCCCGAAGACGCCGCCGATGACGAGCCCGTGTGC is a window of Natronorubrum sediminis DNA encoding:
- a CDS encoding ATP-binding protein; this translates as MTDLGDFGEHSAASNSERAGDAVESDSSASSGESTGTSGQPMDDFEATGVEPRGEDVGIGAVCVSQGLRVAEDGDETTLRAYVTQENRSDIRLGSYLLAPYPGESAGPGGDGETLFCRITSLEYDQQYHADDATEIHARRAMRADDVDEADYKFVAELEPVAVLYDDDGELKRRMTDRVPKPQTVIEQADDTEQIKTGLKMPEDGVFLGHLSVGGEKVTTAASPPTIDYRLKDDYEAGDPLIFRHSLIAGGTGSGKTHGAKNVLRQFLADERTYPMADGREVSPAVVQFDPQDEYAQMHDDNPDLESDFARRLEREGIAYGGHDDTTAFVPKVGSASYAAGHHRAQQLEFTIPFSMVHENPWLVAGSGLNDNQYGALVSVLLPRFREQYGPDATYDEFTTFLDDPALREELDESGRVHEATFDAVRRRVLGFNQIFDQDARPITDMVHEFVRPGGLSVVPTYHINDTRATETIVLALSSLLIDEKLSNDSTYERIKETPLVLGMDEAHNFLTDADSVQAGKVITKFTEAAKQGRKERLGLFLITQDPQDIHDAVFKQINTTVVLNLGDEDAIKSVNIPSNLESKVPYMEKGQMVVYSPDNSEPVELIGLSKCVTRHGRD
- a CDS encoding CAP domain-containing protein, with amino-acid sequence MKHKSILTAAVATILILSMIGAGAAAPVSSTVDDASTNSDDVSQSAVTDQSDDTTITSTSEAGDGGDAPASDVSVDVGDDDVVDSIFDSLGLDGDLGSLVEELLDGVDTIDDDADDEDDADEDDADDADEDDADEDDADDADDADDADEDDADDADEDDADDADDETDDEAFDQDAAEQYAHEAVNEERAAAGVDELEFDDELRDIAYAHSEDMAERGYFAHDDPEGNDVSDRYEEAGYECNVNGYVGGENIAQTWYDTPVDTDDRGTVHYEDEQELGEGIVDQWMNSPAHEENLLADQWENQGIGIHLTDDGQVYATQNFC
- a CDS encoding CAP domain-containing protein; this encodes MRRQSKSIGTGLLVAILVVSLIGVGATAPVSSATEDTDESVESVDIDDVEQAIHDAVNEERAAAGVDELEFDDELRDVAYVHSEDMVERNYFAHEDPDGDRFLDRYEDAGYECSVNGYLGGENLAQTWFDTPVATDDRGTVHYEDEQELGEGVVDQWLGSSGHEANLLAEHWENQGIGVYVTDDGQVYATQNFC
- a CDS encoding alpha/beta hydrolase, whose translation is MTDVLIPGGRDVRGTLEEPDDEPRAVVVACPPHPRHGGSRRDARLVAVAEALCESGIACLRFDYGEWDDGYGEREDVRNAIRWARDTDRFDGASGDECESLPVGVFGYSFGASMALLAAPDTDPDAVSALAPTARIAPDLDVVAALESLECPVQILYGERDSTVEWEPVVERARDRGDTVSSMAGDHFFSGNRTAISAEVSGFYNGLLSK
- a CDS encoding M23 family metallopeptidase, whose amino-acid sequence is MTEQATTETATPSARLRSAIRSFEPMYLVALSVLAIPGYLFDSLAVLQIFQLFFLFFLWPLVAPLVGLVLGRYADETDATEPTDWIHMGTGREYAIGYAMLVPTFLNPLVMAQDLQQLLGSAVALVRYRGSIPGPETDEQHGSYRLPVDGTWTVVNGSLEREYSHSWFPVNQRYAYDFVITDDDGHSATVEGPTAVENYYCYDEPVLAPADGTVVDASDDDPEAAHGGGLSHLLKRDIRGNYVVIQHAPDEYSSLVHLVPNSVAVEPGDYVERGQQIGRCGHSGNSSEPHLHFQVQDHPNFAVAASLPITFEGVETESPWLEGKAVDSTAADRTLEEGDETDDQSPTVVDGGPERVAITAGQRVSYVDACDDDSSSMPSSQHAARPTWSTGLERLGVGVSVGGVITFFVGIVASWSTVVALLAASVTIGGVYWLVGPLVRDEGVVPRPTRAGVPIGLAVTAATVWYAASSPFAAGRQTLGGALFLLGFGCLVIVAEYDRRRLQRAFDGLGAVSDTDSRRHES
- a CDS encoding winged helix-turn-helix domain-containing protein, producing MTRDEGSDAGSGPQVREAFSLLNHEIRLEIVLALLEDWQAVYTEPRSYAELMEAVGMRDSGKFNYHLDKLRGVYVWQVEDGYVPTASVTALYRAVLAHQPTAEFEYDQTEIDAACPGCDATLVLEYERGFVSVDCSACDWIGFTYPFPRRGFDGRDADAVARAVTRRARHHVAMAAEGQCPFCAGTTTVDPRVDAVEDDEYWIKIDCDACSYTIGTAPLATVLYDGQVATALEEVGTGREPYDWQLPGATVRVESRDPLELALEIDGDDGTATVVVDDTVTVQSVCVDG
- a CDS encoding PspA/IM30 family protein, translated to MGILSRTSYIIRSKINSVLNRAEDPTETLDYSYEQMRDQLQDVKRGIADLTTQKKRLEMQKRRLEDNVEKHNDQARTAVQQGREDLGRRALEKKKTKMNQIEDLERQISELQGQQDQLIEQKNELQNRIEEFRTKKETMKARYEAAEASSTVSEAMTATGEEFEDVGRAIERAEEKTEDMEARSAALDELHESGAFDNVLSDKDNIDRELEELSTDSGVEAELETLKSEVGEGDSEEEPAPDVESDVDEDELEELEEDVDDSEIDAELAELQDEENA
- a CDS encoding FxLYD domain-containing protein, whose protein sequence is MTASPTGRRQLLLAVGAVSSALLAGCNGGGPGVEGEPDYEREPIEDIDAEDRSETELTAAEALAEQEINESVSALGELSFERHEFVLEDGFRGPTVQGVLENTGDERIDLAEVRVRVYNDDGDQLGRYLDTIGDFDGETTWEFQVVILEPPAELAEYDITALGTPN
- a CDS encoding HPP family protein, whose protein sequence is MELLEKLRLDAGESINLRDDLSAGTNVLLHFVLLGGLAWGSGQPFLFPSLGPSAYLLATGEKPRAEGSYHVIGGHAIAAVCGLITYLVFADGLVAVDVFEQGAPFSSDVGLLVLSGTLAMVLTTIGMLWSDTNHPAACATTLIVALGLMSTVLEVIIIVASVILLVWFHGIIVERVQDLFGVEPNDPR